Proteins found in one Aspergillus chevalieri M1 DNA, chromosome 2, nearly complete sequence genomic segment:
- the steA gene encoding sexual development transcription factor SteA (COG:K;~EggNog:ENOG410PFQA;~InterPro:IPR036236,IPR003120,IPR013087;~PFAM:PF00096,PF13894;~go_component: GO:0005634 - nucleus [Evidence IEA];~go_function: GO:0003700 - DNA-binding transcription factor activity [Evidence IEA];~go_process: GO:0006355 - regulation of transcription, DNA-templated [Evidence IEA]) codes for MYPHHGPPMPPPQKPETFMLSSEAQQSLPHDAQVALQQVDNLKYFLLSAPVDWQPDQFVRRFLLPTGEHISCVLWSNLFHISGTDIVRCLAFRFTAFGRPVKNSKKFEEGIFSDLRNLKAGTDATLEEPKSPFLDFLYKNNCIRTQKKQKVFYWYSVPHDRLFLDALERDLKREKMGQEATTVAVSEPALSFEFDSSQSLYEQLTKAQQANTSSFAAHASTTFGQPTSPIVRSVDAMPPPQMAPQMAPPALPFLPDDSANTAIYNAIPLPPTLAQNFIKREQDFAPIQYDRNGMPIARMHQRHASMPTFVEYSPAPSFVSSHFEDYSNRGLSFEPVTPPQHHVPLGPEPAYIANEDTGLYTAIPDISSAPSFNPLMQLPPSNLASAHFPAPTRTFPYSVIEGSPTYKQRRRRSSVTPGAANAAMTTPQTTAAPAQTMAYAAHKPSDLRRSMSSSVAPAVTEGGNESQTQRATASYPAVLPQKDLLQEISRHGTPLSNLEETTSQNALSLNNVQDDLAAFPTDETVDAAVQNSATNKAERYVPGPVRRARSATMMELGPYPQKSHSCPIPSCGRLFKRLEHLKRHVRTHTQERPYPCPYCNKAFSRSDNLAQHRRIHEAQQDGQPPLSTHEEELENEENEFGSPDEDLSPQDTSIPTSMMNMTTMTSMPTTMATTMSMSPMHTMVAPNMIAPQLLQQQI; via the exons ATGTATCCCCATCATGGTCCCCCGATGCCTCCTCCGCAGAAGCCGGAGACTTTCATGCTGTCCAGCGAGGCGCAGCAGAGTCTGCCTCACGATGCGCAAGTCGCGCTGCAGCAAGTCGATAACC TGAAATACTTCCTTCTGTCGGCTCCTGTGGACTGGCAACCCGATCAATTCGTTCGACGCTTCTTGCTGCCCACGGGCGAACACATTTCCTGCGTGCTTTG GAGCAAcctcttccacatctcaGGAACTGATATCGTCAGGTGCCTGGCATTCCGTTTCACAGCATTTGGCCGCCCCGTCAAGAACTCGAAAAAGTTCGAAGAAGGCATCTTTTCCGACTTGCGAAACCTCAAGGCCGGTACCGATGCTACGCTTGAAGAGCCCAAGAGCCCCTTCCTCGACTTCCTCTACAAGAACAACTGTATCCGCACacagaagaagcaaaaggtcTTCTACTGGTATAGCGTCCCGCACGATCGTCTCTTCCTCGATGCCCTTGAACGGGATttgaagagggagaagatgggACAGGAGGCCACCACCGTTGCCGTCAGCGAGCCCGCCTTGTCTTTCGAGTTCGATTCGTCCCAGTCGCTCTATGAGCAGCTCACCAAGGCTCAGCAAGCAAATACTTCTTCGTTTGCTGCACACGCAAGTACGACATTTGGCCAGCCCACCTCCCCAATCGTGCGGTCCGTTGACGCTATGCCTCCTCCTCAGATGGCTCCCCAGATGGCTCCCCCGGCGCTGCCTTTCCTACCGGACGATTCAGCCAACACGGCGATCTACAATGCGATCCCCTTGCCCCCTACGCTAGCCCAGAATTTCATCAAGCGTGAGCAGGATTTCGCTCCCATCCAGTACGACCGCAACGGGATGCCCATCGCCCGCATGCACCAGCGTCACGCCTCCATGCCGACCTTTGTCGAGTACTCGCCGGCCCCCTCCTTCGTTTCCTCCCATTTTGAAGACTACAGCAACCGCGGCCTGTCGTTTGAGCCTGTGACTCCCCCGCAACATCATGTGCCCTTGGGACCCGAGCCCGCGTACATCGCCAATGAAGACACAGGCCTCTACACGGCCATCCCGGACATTTCGTCCGCCCCGTCTTTCAACCCCTTGATGCAGCTGCCCCCCTCAAACCTGGCCAGCGCCCATTTCCCGGCCCCAACACGAACGTTCCCCTACTCGGTCATTGAGGGTTCTCCCACCTATAAGCAGCGGAGACGCCGCTCTTCGGTCACCCCGGGAGCCGCCAACGCTGCCATGACCACCCCCCAAACAACAGCCGCTCCCGCCCAGACAATGGCGTACGCGGCACACAAACCCAGTGACCTGCGGAGATCCATGTCGAGCTCGGTGGCTCCCGCTGTGACCGAGGGCGGCAATGAATCGCAAACCCAGCGCGCCACAGCGAGCTACCCAGCGGTTCTTCCGCAGAAGGACTTGTTACAGGAAATTTCCCGTCATGGTACCCCGCTCTCCAACCTTGAGGAAACCACCAGCCAAAATGCTCTGTCCCTGAATAACGTCCAGGATGACCTGGCGGCTTTCCCGACCGATGAGACAGTTGACGCCGCTGTGCAGAACAGCGCAACCAATAAGGCCGAGCGATATGTTCCGGGCCCGGTCCGCCGTGCCCGAAGCGCTACCATGATGGAGCTGGGACCCTATCCGCAAAAATCCCACTCGTGTCCAATTCCATCGTGTGGACGACTCTTCAAGAGATTAGAGCACTTGAAGCG ACATGTTCGAACGCACACCCAAGAGCGACCATACCCTTGCCCTTACTGCAACAAGGCATTCTCGCGATCGGACAACCTTGCACA ACATCGTCGGATCCACGAGGCTCAGCAAGATGGTCAGCCGCCGCTGTCAACCCATGAGGAAGAATTGGAGAACGAGGAGAATGAATTCGGCTCGCCGGACGAGGACTTATCACCGCAAGATACTTCAATTCCGACATCCATGATGAACATGACCACTATGACCTCCATGCCGACCACCATGGCCACCACAATGAGCATGTCACCTATGCATACTATGGTTGCTCCGAATATGATTGCGCCTCAGCTCTTGCAGCAGCAGATATGA
- a CDS encoding putative sucrose transporter (COG:G;~EggNog:ENOG410PHUS;~InterPro:IPR036259;~PFAM:PF13347;~TransMembrane:10 (i54-72o84-105i126-144o164-183i209-229o241-263i307-329o359-381i450-470o476-498i)): MTCSEPDHTNMTEAANESSPLVGPDREDDADIRYEPNDNPVLHREDTSETKSSLYLFLLTLSIGGLQVVWSVELSSGTPYLQSLGMSKALLAFVWIASPLAGTLVQPYIGIRSDNCRISWGKRKPFMFAGAAGTIIALLALAWVQEIMGGLLGLFGADPNSGGVRTTIIIVATALMCCLDFAINTVQAGIRCFIVDNAPTHQQESANAWASRMTGVGNICGFIFGYIDLPNILPFLGKTRFQILCAIASLLLGITLLISCSYIKERDPRLDSPPASSSLGLVSFFEQVFKAIRHLPPQIAKVCEVQLAAWIGWFPFLYYATTYIGQLYVNPIFEDHPNPSDKDIDQAWEDATRIGSLALLIYAIVSFVANITLPVLVVPSYKPIVASDRQHGEGLLEGEEESDTGARRMSASSIPYGAPLEQQPQGSKANKDGPAWLAYLQIPGFTLRRAWLISHVLFAACMFSTFFVYTHQAGSAVIGLLGISWAMTLWAPFALISAEVSRIDTAYRIRRVRAARTVAEGSRDAATTAADRHRYSHHDEDLENGHEVPPMKAPGKEDENPAQAGIVLGLHNVAVSAPQIISSLVCSAIFKTFQKPRGEPWDDSVGWVLRFGGVAALGAAYLTSRLTEGGR, translated from the exons ATGACCTGTTCAGAACCGGACCACACAAACATGACCGAGGCAGCCAACGAGTCATCCCCTCTTGTGGGACCGGATCGTGAAGATGATGCAGATATTCGATATGAACCAAATGATAACCCTGTCCTACATAGGGAGGATACGTCGGAAACAAAGAGCAGTTTGTATCTGTTCTTGTTAACGCTGAGTATCGGGGG GCTACAAGTTGTATGGTCTGTAGAGCTGTCGAGCGGGACG CCTTATTTACAGTCTCTTGGGATGAGCAAGGCTTTGCTTGCATTCGTTTGGATTGCAAGTCCACTGGCTGGGACCCTTGTACAACCCTATATCGGCATTCGGAGTGATAATTGTCGCATATCGTGGGGCAAGAGAAAGCCATTTATGTTCGCTGGGGCCGCGGGAACTATCATTGCCTTACTGGCACTCGCATGGGTGCAGGAGATTATGGGCGGGCTCCTTGGGCTTTTCGGCGCAGACCCTAATTCTGGTGGTGTTCGGACGACCATTATTATTGTCGCGACTGCCTTGATGTGTTGTTTGGATTTTGCTATTAATACTG TACAAGCCGGCATCCGTTGCTTTATCGTCGATAATGCACCAACCCATCAGCAGGAATCCGCAAATGCATGGGCCAGTCGAATGACGGGCGTGGGAAATATTTGCGGGTTCATCTTTGGATACATAGATTTGCCCAACATCCTACCTTTTCTGGGGAAGACGCGGTTCCAAATTCTCTGCGCAATAGCGTCACTCTTACTTGGAATTACGCTGTTAATCAGTTGTTCTTATATCAAGGAACGGGATCCCCGGCTGGACAGTCCGCCTGCTTCGAGCAGTCTTGGTCTCGTCTCTTTCTTCGAGCAGGTCTTCAAAGCTATCCGTCATCTACCGCCGCAAATTGCCAAGGTCTGCGAAGTTCAACTCGCAGCTTGGATTGGATGGTTTCCCTTCTTATATTACGCCACTACGTATATAGGACAGCTCTATGTGAACCCCATCTTCGAGGACCACCCCAACCCCTCTGACAAAGATATCGATCAGGCTTGGGAAGATGCCACCCGAATCGGATCTCTTGCGCTTCTCATTTACGCAATTGTCTCATTCGTGGCCAATATCACATTGCCTGTTTTGGTGGTTCCCTCGTACAAACCGATTGTCGCCTCCGATAGACAGCATGGAGAGGGTCTTCtcgaaggggaagaagagtcCGACACAGGAGCTCGAAGAATGTCAGCATCCAGCATCCCCTATGGAGCACCACTTGAGCAGCAACCTCAAGGCTCCAAGGCCaacaaggacggaccagcaTGGCTCGCCTACCTGCAAATCCCAGGCTTCACACTTCGACGAGCGTGGCTCATTTCGCACGTGCTCTTTGCCGCTTGCATGTTTAGTACCTTCTTTGTCTACACCCATCAAGCCGGATCAGCTGtcattgggcttcttgggATCAGTTGGGCCATGACGTTGTGGGCACCATTTGCATTGATCTCTGCGGAGGTCTCACGAATCGATACGGCATATCGCATCCGCCGAGTTCGTGCTGCAAGGACAGTCGCAGAGGGATCTCGTGATGCAGCCACAACGGCCGCTGATAGACATCGCTACTCTCATCACGATGAGGACTTGGAGAACGGTCATGAAGTACCTCCTATGAAAGCCCCCGGAAAGGAGGATGAGAACCCAGCCCAGGCAGGCATCGTCCTTGGTCTTCATAATGTGGCCGTCTCTGCGCCACAGATCATTTCCAGCTTGGTATGCAGTGCAATTTTCAAGACGTTTCAGAAACCACGGGGAGAACCCTGGGATGACAGTGTTGGATGGGTGTTACGGTTTGGAGGAGTTGCTGCGCTGGGAGCTGCGTATCTGACTAGCCGGTTGACTGAGGGAGGGAGATGA
- the NHX1 gene encoding bifunctional K:H/Na:H antiporter NHX1 (COG:P;~EggNog:ENOG410PHYC;~InterPro:IPR004709,IPR006153,IPR018422;~PFAM:PF00999;~TransMembrane:13 (o36-58i70-87o99-118i130-152o164-188i195-214o234-260i272-288o294-313i325-344o356-381i402-425o431-453i);~go_component: GO:0016021 - integral component of membrane [Evidence IEA];~go_function: GO:0015299 - solute:proton antiporter activity [Evidence IEA];~go_function: GO:0015385 - sodium:proton antiporter activity [Evidence IEA];~go_process: GO:0006812 - cation transport [Evidence IEA];~go_process: GO:0006814 - sodium ion transport [Evidence IEA];~go_process: GO:0006885 - regulation of pH [Evidence IEA];~go_process: GO:0055085 - transmembrane transport [Evidence IEA]) — protein sequence MAGQIVGDALHQVLRRAADSDTDPDDVPEAGTKEFFSSWALFIMIMLLMCALFTSYILQQKKIQAVHETVLSIFGGMFVGLIIRLSPESPIQDSVTFDYQFFFNLLLPPIILASGYELHQANFFRNIGTILTFAFVGTFISAIVLGLVLYVWTRIPLDGLNISFVEAISVGATLSATDPVTILAIFNLYKVEPKLYTVIFGESILNDAIAIVLFETAQKYAESEAGSLTFLNLFEAIGLFLLVFFGSMIVGIIVGIMTALGLKYTHVRRMPKIESCLIVLIAYASYFFSNGVYLSGIVSLLFCGITMKHYAYYNMSRRTQLTTKYLFQVMAQLSENFIFIYLGLDLFVESNLQFKPLFILVAVLGICLARYLAVFPLSKAINWFIRYRARRRGVEVADELPFAYQAMLFWAGLRGAVGVALAAGLKGVNAPALRATVLVVVVLTVIIFGGTTARMLEILGIRTGVVEELDSDDEFDIEVTHGGTYYKRDTALGYTPRRMDSTIPLDGMQREGLDRTHSYSTGNSRRPSPPPNRSSSRGHARMYSNAYGPKDTQTRRDRSSTATLLNSGTGGLSDDSAGSEDEFGLKTTKNTGKSRATAEPDPDEFEIDVEESEDDHGLPPSATPASRLRRSHSQPQQESTSSRVSPSPSRHEAISAREALRDLFSGGPTGDHAAWFRQLDEGYIKPRLLLDQSNHKGPGAV from the exons ATGGCCGGCCAAATCGTGGGCGATGCCCTTCACCAAGTGCTCA GGAGAGCTGCGGATTCCGATACGGATCCTGATG ATGTCCCCGAAGCGGGCACCAAGGAGTTCTTCAGCTCCTGGGCACTCTTCATTATGATCATGCTTTTGATGTGTGCGCTTTTTACAAGTTATATTCTACAGCAGAAGAAGATTCAAGCTGTACATGAGACGGTGTTGTCCATCTTTGGAG GCATGTTCGTCGGATTGATTATACGACTAAGTCCGGAGTCGCCTATCCAGGACAGTGTGactttcgattaccagttctTCTTTAacctcctccttcctccgATTATCTTGGCCTCCGGGTACGAGTTACACCAGGCGAACTTCTTCCGCAATATCGGGACGATTCTGACGTTTGCGTTTGTGGGTACATTTATCTCGGCTATTGTGCTGGGGCTTGTACTGTACGTTTGGACTCGGATCCCGCTGGATGGGCTGAATATCTCTTTCGTCGAGGCGATCTCAGTGGGTGCGACCCTTTCGGCGACGGACCCGGTTACGATCCTGGCGATCTTCAACCTATACAAGGTCGAGCCGAAGCTGTATACCGTTATCTTTGGCGAGTCGATCCTGAACGATGCGATTGCTATTGTCTTGTTCGAAACTGCGCAGAAGTATGCGGAGAGTGAGGCTGGATCTTTGACCTTCCTCAACTTGTTTGAGGCAATTGGTCTCTTCTTGTTGGTTTTCTTTGGTAGTATGATTGTTGGTATTATTGTGGGAATTATGACTGCGCTGGGTCTCAAGTATACCCATGTTCGCCGCATGCCCAAGATTGAGAGCTGCTTGATTGTTCTCATTGCGTACGCCAGCTACTTTTTCTCCAACGGCGTGTACCTATCAG GCATCGTGTCTCTTCTGTTCTGTGGCATTACGATGAAGCACTACGCTTATTACAACATGTCGCGCCGAACGCAGTTGACCACCAAATACCTTTTCCAGGTGATGGCGCAGTTGTCGGAGAACTTTATCTTCATCTACCTTGGACTCGATCTGTTTGTCGAGAGTAACTTGCAGTTTAAGCCGCTATTCATTCTGGTAGCGGTATTGGGAATCTGTCTTGCGCGGTACCTCGCCGTATTCCCACTGTCCAAAGCCATCAACTGGTTCATCCGCTATCGCGCCCGTCGCCGTGGTGTCGAAGTTGCGGATGAGCTGCCGTTCGCTTATCAAGCAATGCTCTTCTGGGCTGGACTGCGAGGAGCAGTCGGCGTTGCTTTGGCAGCGGGTCTGAAGGGCGTCAATGCCCCAGCTTTGCGTGCTACCGTCCTGGTTGTGGTCGTGTTGACTGTTATCATATTCGGTGGAACTACGGCTAGAATGCTCGAAATCCTGGGAATCAGGACCGGTGTGGTCGAGGAGCTCGACTCGGATGATGAGTTCGACATCGAAGTCACTCATGGAGGTACCTACTATAAACGGGATACGGCTCTGGGATACACCCCCCGTCGGATGGACTCGACCATTCCCCTGGACGGAATGCAGCGTGAAGGGCTTGACAGGACACATAGCTATTCCACTGGCAACAGCCGCCGTCCCAGCCCGCCTCCCAATCGGTCCTCAAGCAGAGGTCATGCTCGCATGTATTCGAATGCTTACGGGCCCAAAGATACCCAGACGCGTCGTGATCGATCATCAACGGCCACGCTCCTTAACAGCGGGACTGGGGGTCTTAGCGATGACAGTGCGGGAAGCGAGGATGAATTTGGCCTCAAAACCACGAAGAACACCGGAAAGTCACGAGCCACAGCCGAACCTGACCCAGACGAGTTCGAGATCGATGTCGAAGAGTCGGAGGATGACCATGGTCTTCCTCCATCTGCGACACCTGCATCGCGATTGCGGCGATCACATTCCCAACCTCAACAAGAATCCACATCCTCCAGAGTATCACCGTCGCCGTCGCGACATGAGGCAATCAGCGCTCGCGAGGCTCTCCGCGATTTATTCTCGGGTGGACCGACTGGGGATCATGCGGCATGGTTCCGGCAGCTGGATGAGGGGTATATCAAGCCACGGTTGCTCCTGGATCAGTCGAATCATAAAGGGCCTGGGGCTGTTTGA